Proteins encoded together in one Terriglobus saanensis SP1PR4 window:
- a CDS encoding alpha/beta fold hydrolase, with the protein MSTIRVKDGTEIYYKDWGTGQPLFFHHGWPLSADDWDTQMMFFLERGFRVIAHDRRGHGRSTQTYNGHDMDTYAADVAELVEALDLKNSIHIGHSTGGGEVTRYVARHGAGRVTKAVLISSIPPTFMQSERNPDGVPKEVVDSIRNGTAFNRAQFYKDITVPFYGFNRPGAIVSEGIRENWWRQGMMGAVTAHYQCVKVLSETEFYDDLKMINIPVLVMHGEDDQICPFPTTGARSVKLLRHGTLKSYPGLPHGMPTTHADLINADLLSFIRA; encoded by the coding sequence ATGAGCACGATTAGGGTTAAGGATGGAACGGAGATCTATTACAAGGACTGGGGCACTGGCCAACCTCTCTTCTTTCACCACGGCTGGCCGCTTTCAGCAGATGACTGGGACACCCAGATGATGTTCTTTCTGGAACGGGGCTTTCGTGTAATTGCTCATGACCGTCGTGGCCACGGCCGTTCGACACAAACCTACAACGGACACGACATGGATACCTATGCTGCCGATGTAGCGGAGCTTGTCGAAGCACTGGATCTAAAAAACTCAATTCACATAGGACATTCGACTGGAGGTGGTGAGGTCACCCGCTATGTTGCGCGCCATGGCGCAGGCCGCGTCACCAAAGCAGTCCTCATCAGTTCGATCCCGCCAACCTTCATGCAGTCAGAAAGAAATCCCGACGGGGTTCCCAAGGAAGTCGTCGATAGTATCCGGAATGGGACAGCCTTCAACAGGGCGCAGTTCTACAAAGACATCACCGTACCGTTCTACGGCTTCAACCGGCCTGGTGCGATTGTCTCTGAGGGGATCCGTGAAAACTGGTGGCGGCAGGGCATGATGGGTGCGGTGACGGCTCACTACCAATGCGTAAAGGTGCTTTCAGAAACCGAGTTTTACGACGATCTGAAGATGATCAACATTCCGGTTCTTGTCATGCACGGCGAGGATGATCAGATCTGCCCATTTCCAACTACGGGGGCGAGATCCGTCAAGCTTCTGAGGCACGGCACGCTAAAGTCGTACCCAGGCTTGCCGCACGGGATGCCGACCACGCATGCAGACCTGATAAACGCAGACCTGCTCTCATTTATTCGGGCTTGA
- a CDS encoding ubiquinol-cytochrome c reductase iron-sulfur subunit — protein MEELIEKREDTEVAEPTGRRSFVMAMFAVCGSVVAALLAVPLFRFATFPLRKTESETEWSDVGLVSEFTSLTAPVAKTITLERRDAWQTTSSQTAVYVLPAKNGELRVLSPICPHLGCSVQWQDAQNKFICPCHSGSFTAEGERLGGPPPRSMDALEAKVEDGTLKVRYQYFRQLVSNKEPMA, from the coding sequence ATGGAAGAACTGATCGAAAAGCGGGAAGACACGGAAGTCGCAGAGCCGACCGGGAGACGCTCGTTCGTCATGGCAATGTTCGCGGTATGTGGAAGTGTGGTGGCCGCGTTATTGGCTGTCCCACTCTTCCGTTTTGCCACCTTTCCGCTTCGTAAAACTGAAAGTGAGACCGAATGGTCCGATGTCGGACTGGTCTCTGAATTCACGTCACTGACTGCGCCTGTTGCAAAGACCATCACGTTGGAACGGCGGGACGCGTGGCAAACGACCTCCTCACAAACCGCTGTCTACGTATTGCCGGCCAAGAATGGAGAGCTTCGGGTGCTTTCGCCGATATGCCCACATCTTGGTTGCTCCGTGCAGTGGCAGGATGCGCAAAATAAATTCATCTGCCCTTGTCACTCGGGATCGTTCACTGCGGAGGGCGAGCGCCTCGGTGGGCCGCCACCGCGTTCGATGGATGCCCTCGAAGCGAAGGTGGAGGATGGCACCTTGAAGGTCCGTTACCAATACTTCCGTCAACTGGTCTCCAACAAAGAACCAATGGCTTAG
- a CDS encoding response regulator transcription factor — MANLSTSTRSFPESRFVTTSRIRVMCADDHPLILDGVARSLEREPDMLVVAEAATGVEAVETFRLHRPDVALIDLQMPGLNGIDVICQILQINPRARCIVLTTYRGDVQAARAFKAGAVGYLLKTMLRKELAQAIRAVHGGLRYVPTEIASELTRHFSSEALSARELEVLRSVSRGWSNKIVADKLAISEDTVKGHMRTILAKLGANDRLDAVMTALRRGILDG, encoded by the coding sequence ATGGCAAATCTCTCAACATCGACGCGCAGTTTCCCGGAAAGCCGTTTCGTGACGACTAGTCGCATCCGCGTGATGTGTGCCGATGACCACCCGCTGATCCTAGACGGCGTCGCTCGCTCATTGGAGCGGGAGCCCGACATGCTGGTGGTTGCCGAAGCGGCAACTGGGGTTGAGGCCGTTGAGACGTTCCGTCTCCATAGACCTGACGTTGCATTGATAGATCTACAAATGCCGGGACTGAACGGCATTGACGTGATTTGCCAGATCTTGCAAATTAATCCCAGAGCACGTTGCATCGTGCTAACCACCTATCGCGGTGATGTGCAAGCTGCACGAGCATTCAAAGCGGGCGCGGTCGGATACTTACTTAAAACAATGCTTCGCAAGGAACTCGCACAAGCTATTCGGGCTGTACATGGTGGCTTACGCTATGTGCCTACTGAGATTGCGTCCGAACTTACACGGCATTTCTCGTCCGAAGCCCTGTCTGCGCGTGAGCTTGAAGTCCTCCGCTCTGTCTCTCGCGGATGGTCAAACAAAATTGTCGCGGATAAGCTGGCCATTTCCGAGGATACGGTGAAAGGTCACATGCGGACCATACTGGCGAAGCTGGGAGCGAATGACCGTTTGGATGCAGTGATGACCGCACTTCGCCGAGGAATCCTTGATGGATAA
- a CDS encoding c-type cytochrome, with the protein MKFLYAATLSAVAIFCMATVSHAQAPTNPYAAKCQMCHGATGLGDTPAGKMMGARAFNAPDVIKQSDSDLLTVIKSGKGKMPAFAGKLTDPEMTALVAYIRKLQ; encoded by the coding sequence ATGAAATTTCTTTACGCTGCCACTCTCTCTGCAGTTGCTATTTTTTGCATGGCTACTGTCAGTCACGCGCAAGCGCCCACAAATCCCTACGCCGCAAAATGCCAGATGTGCCATGGCGCGACGGGATTAGGGGACACCCCCGCAGGAAAGATGATGGGTGCTCGTGCATTCAATGCGCCGGATGTGATCAAACAATCAGACTCAGATCTTCTCACTGTAATCAAGAGCGGTAAGGGCAAGATGCCTGCCTTTGCTGGTAAGTTGACCGACCCGGAGATGACGGCATTGGTCGCTTACATCCGCAAACTGCAATAG
- a CDS encoding cytochrome b N-terminal domain-containing protein: protein MSNQLIPEQDKKPKIVDRVDSWFDDRTGIDSILHESLDEPIHGGASWAYIFGSGLLFLFMSQVITGVFLALYYVPSADHAHTVVSYIVKVVSAGSFIRSIHAYGSSGIIILLCLHIGQTVLYGSYKGRRELLWLSGCILMALMLGMAFTGYLLPWDEKAYFATAVGTNLIAEVPWIGPILQKLVRGGDQMGTLTLSRFFVFHVFILPGMLIAFIVGHIFFFRKAGAAGPIKEDPVNPRLPSVPFYPRQVFMDAAFAIVLIGILAVIAKTIPMDLGPAANPADTHFLPRPEWYYRPAFQWLKYLSGRWSLVGGIMLPALLALIFAAAPFLDRRLERRPWKRPISVGAFFLFLIVYTGLGIASYRDDYSDPSMASQMHAQDADARRFMAAPFVPESTAGSVSANLASADPMVAKGHALFQAQSCNSCHGEGGVGTAAAGALTGVAGKYTDAQLEALLQAPNSTMSGGGMQPVVMKPADLEALSTYLRQLH, encoded by the coding sequence ATGTCGAATCAACTCATCCCTGAACAGGACAAGAAGCCCAAAATCGTGGACCGGGTCGATTCCTGGTTTGACGATCGCACCGGGATTGACTCGATCCTCCACGAGTCGTTGGATGAACCGATCCATGGTGGCGCAAGCTGGGCCTATATCTTCGGCTCTGGCCTCCTGTTCTTGTTCATGTCACAGGTCATCACGGGCGTCTTCCTGGCGCTTTACTATGTCCCGTCGGCGGACCATGCACACACGGTGGTGTCGTATATCGTCAAGGTTGTTTCGGCAGGTTCGTTCATTCGCAGTATCCATGCCTACGGATCGAGCGGCATCATCATCCTATTGTGCCTGCATATTGGACAGACCGTACTCTATGGGTCCTATAAAGGACGCCGCGAGCTGCTTTGGCTATCGGGCTGCATTCTGATGGCGCTTATGCTCGGCATGGCCTTCACGGGTTATCTTCTGCCCTGGGATGAAAAGGCTTACTTCGCGACCGCCGTTGGAACAAACCTCATTGCGGAAGTTCCCTGGATCGGTCCGATTCTGCAGAAACTCGTGCGCGGCGGCGACCAAATGGGAACGCTTACTCTGTCGCGCTTCTTTGTGTTTCACGTCTTCATTCTGCCTGGAATGTTGATCGCGTTCATCGTTGGCCATATCTTCTTTTTCCGTAAGGCCGGAGCAGCGGGGCCTATCAAGGAAGATCCCGTGAACCCGCGTCTTCCCTCCGTGCCTTTTTATCCGCGCCAGGTATTCATGGATGCGGCGTTCGCTATCGTATTAATAGGCATTCTTGCTGTGATTGCGAAGACGATCCCGATGGATCTTGGGCCAGCTGCTAATCCTGCCGACACTCATTTTCTGCCGCGTCCGGAATGGTATTACCGGCCTGCTTTCCAATGGCTGAAGTACCTCAGTGGGCGCTGGTCGTTGGTCGGCGGAATTATGCTTCCCGCGTTGCTCGCGCTTATTTTTGCTGCGGCTCCCTTCCTCGATCGTCGCCTGGAGCGTAGACCCTGGAAGCGTCCCATCTCGGTTGGCGCATTCTTCCTCTTTCTCATCGTCTACACGGGCCTTGGAATTGCCAGCTACCGCGATGACTACAGTGATCCATCCATGGCCTCCCAGATGCACGCGCAGGATGCGGACGCTCGCCGCTTCATGGCAGCTCCCTTTGTTCCGGAGTCCACGGCAGGAAGCGTCTCTGCCAACCTTGCTTCCGCGGATCCAATGGTGGCGAAGGGGCATGCCCTGTTTCAAGCGCAGTCGTGCAACTCCTGCCATGGAGAAGGCGGAGTTGGCACCGCCGCGGCAGGCGCATTGACTGGGGTTGCTGGGAAATACACCGACGCCCAGCTTGAGGCGCTCTTGCAGGCGCCCAATAGCACGATGAGCGGAGGCGGAATGCAGCCCGTCGTGATGAAGCCGGCAGACCTCGAAGCGCTAAGCACCTATCTTCGCCAACTTCATTAA
- a CDS encoding DmsE family decaheme c-type cytochrome, giving the protein MKRWLTIPLLVVAATLWPTSPGMAQAAPSVAKYTAAASMTVGYVGAETCAMCHADISKKFGSNPHSEMALTHGGKGVTCESCHGAGQAHVESGGDKTKIFSFRTATPKMVNTKCLSCHLGTHADFDRSAHALAGIGCTSCHSNHSPQSELHLLKVAEPKLCYTCHTDVKASFSQPFHHKVNEGVMTCSDCHNPHGTLQDKLLRANADQNAICTKCHVEALGPFVYEHPPLKTEGCTACHFPHGSPNVRLLTKNNVNSLCLQCHSASMNFSAPGTPSFHNQANQYQSCTSCHTQIHGSNADLDFFK; this is encoded by the coding sequence ATGAAACGATGGCTGACGATTCCGTTGTTGGTAGTCGCTGCCACTTTATGGCCGACGTCTCCCGGGATGGCCCAGGCCGCCCCCTCAGTGGCAAAGTATACCGCTGCTGCCTCGATGACTGTAGGTTATGTAGGTGCTGAGACCTGCGCCATGTGTCACGCAGATATCTCAAAGAAGTTTGGTTCAAATCCTCACTCTGAAATGGCACTGACACACGGCGGGAAGGGCGTTACCTGCGAAAGCTGTCACGGTGCGGGGCAGGCGCACGTAGAATCCGGCGGCGATAAAACAAAGATCTTCAGCTTCCGTACAGCAACACCCAAGATGGTCAATACAAAATGCCTTTCCTGTCATCTTGGAACGCATGCGGACTTCGATCGTTCGGCTCACGCTCTCGCAGGAATAGGATGCACGTCCTGTCACAGCAATCACAGCCCGCAGAGTGAACTGCACCTATTGAAGGTGGCGGAACCCAAGCTTTGTTACACATGCCACACCGATGTGAAGGCGTCGTTCTCGCAACCTTTTCATCACAAGGTGAATGAGGGAGTTATGACTTGCAGCGATTGTCATAATCCGCATGGCACGTTGCAGGACAAGCTGCTTCGGGCCAACGCCGATCAAAACGCCATTTGTACCAAATGCCATGTCGAAGCGTTGGGACCATTCGTCTATGAGCATCCGCCGCTCAAAACCGAAGGCTGCACCGCCTGCCATTTCCCGCACGGTTCTCCAAACGTACGCCTGCTCACGAAGAACAACGTCAACTCGCTTTGTCTGCAATGCCACTCGGCATCGATGAACTTCAGCGCGCCAGGCACGCCTTCGTTTCATAACCAGGCAAACCAGTACCAGTCTTGTACCAGTTGTCACACCCAGATTCACGGCTCAAATGCCGATCTCGATTTCTTCAAATGA
- a CDS encoding NAD-dependent succinate-semialdehyde dehydrogenase translates to MPYESTNPYTGERTMQFPEHTSAQVESAVAQADTCFASWKETSYAQRKSILEKAAKILRSRTDEFANLITLEMGKLIGESRGEVALSADIIDYYAENGESFLAPVQLSPKNGEAVIASAPIGVLFGIEPWNFPYYQLARFVAPNLMAGNVVMVKHAPSVPQCALAFVALFKEAGAPEGAYTNLFVSDEEADRLIDDPRIKGVAVTGSERAGSAVAAQAGRNLKKSTMELGGSDAFIVLEDAEMDKTVEWAVWGRMNNTGQCCVAAKRFIVVESVADVFLAKFQAALQSLIPGDPMEAATTLGPLCSEAALLHLLDQVKRSVSAGAHVLIGGGRLDRKGAFMQPSILTDIKKGTPAYDEEFFGPVALFFRVANEDEAVQLANDSKYGLGGSVFTADTVRGKRIADRIETGMVFINHPTWTAPELPFGGVKNSGYGRELSSLGIQEFVNKKLVCVVPIDAPA, encoded by the coding sequence ATGCCATACGAAAGCACTAATCCTTACACAGGGGAGCGCACGATGCAGTTCCCGGAACATACGAGCGCCCAGGTTGAATCAGCCGTCGCACAAGCCGATACATGTTTTGCAAGCTGGAAGGAAACTTCATACGCGCAAAGGAAGTCCATCCTCGAAAAGGCAGCAAAAATCCTACGATCACGAACGGATGAGTTCGCCAATTTGATCACGTTGGAGATGGGGAAGCTGATTGGAGAGAGTCGAGGTGAAGTAGCTCTCAGTGCAGACATCATCGATTATTACGCTGAGAATGGAGAATCCTTTCTCGCTCCAGTGCAGCTTTCTCCAAAGAACGGCGAGGCGGTCATCGCGAGCGCTCCTATTGGTGTCCTCTTCGGGATCGAGCCATGGAATTTCCCCTACTACCAACTCGCGCGTTTCGTTGCACCGAATCTGATGGCTGGCAACGTCGTGATGGTAAAGCACGCGCCGTCTGTGCCTCAGTGTGCTCTTGCCTTTGTCGCGTTGTTCAAGGAAGCGGGCGCGCCCGAAGGAGCCTACACGAATCTCTTCGTATCCGACGAGGAGGCCGATCGGCTTATCGATGATCCGCGCATCAAGGGGGTGGCTGTTACTGGCAGTGAACGCGCGGGATCTGCGGTCGCGGCACAGGCTGGCAGGAACCTCAAGAAATCTACGATGGAACTCGGAGGGAGTGATGCGTTCATCGTCCTCGAAGATGCAGAAATGGATAAGACCGTGGAGTGGGCGGTTTGGGGAAGAATGAATAACACCGGACAATGCTGCGTGGCTGCGAAGCGGTTCATCGTGGTTGAAAGCGTTGCCGATGTCTTTCTCGCTAAGTTTCAGGCGGCACTCCAGTCACTGATCCCGGGAGACCCGATGGAAGCTGCAACAACTCTGGGCCCGCTCTGCTCAGAAGCTGCTCTCCTCCATCTCCTCGACCAGGTCAAACGTTCGGTCAGCGCGGGGGCTCACGTGTTGATCGGGGGAGGAAGATTGGACCGGAAGGGAGCCTTCATGCAGCCGTCGATTCTGACCGATATCAAGAAAGGTACGCCCGCCTACGATGAGGAATTCTTCGGGCCCGTAGCACTCTTCTTTCGCGTCGCGAATGAGGATGAGGCGGTACAGCTTGCGAATGATTCCAAGTACGGCCTGGGCGGTTCTGTTTTCACCGCGGATACCGTTCGAGGAAAGCGGATTGCCGATCGAATAGAAACCGGAATGGTTTTCATCAACCATCCGACGTGGACCGCGCCTGAATTGCCATTCGGCGGTGTCAAGAACTCGGGCTATGGCCGGGAGCTCTCCAGTCTGGGCATCCAAGAATTCGTTAACAAGAAGTTGGTTTGTGTCGTTCCAATTGACGCTCCGGCCTAG
- a CDS encoding sensor histidine kinase — protein sequence MSEASPGNMTSADEANSPGAGLLPPLPAPAFEGTTHTFWTRRDGAPGSITSLAQTKDGYLWIGSSLGLYRFDGLRFATYPFGPADRQLPSLDIAALSADPSGGLWIALRNTAVVHLNANGTSTHYGRDSGLIPNTLDGIFVRPDGSVWVTGGSRLFRLEGERWIDLREKDGLFSGGIFSVLFDREGNIWVGRDKRLAILRKGANRFEDLPYAVHYVSSIVQSKTGEIWVADAWRSVRSLSDKSSKGAFHLEGKAELLVDREDTLWIAQDDEGLARIRNISDPGKKLSIETAGLADLSARETHALLEDREGNVWVGTDRGLDRFKKTPFIPFRATELRFFPSLIAADDGSVWINSHGSSLMRVLDGKTTPIGPHVNTGPLGKRRNGDICFADLTAYELQCYGSSATREKLPDAMQHVPPKSLIEDTDGSLILATQGKGIWRYADRQWAPFNQVGHSLGGPWSLYSDASGRLWLGYGENKVVVRDEGSYKELHVQDGLWSNTLAFAEGAATIWLGGSNGVCFVDGQSLHRMHTLDRDLLLGTSGIAFDRFGSMWLNSAAGVLRITPNEIIRLKKDPSYLVRAEVFDENDGLVGLPTQYKRTPSAITDSRGNLWFATSGNVVSLDPSRLGVRATLPSVLIENVLVDGRPVVQAPGLPGAVLHTSSARFHDLEINYIGINLSAPERVRYRYRLMGENMTWQDAGSRRQAFYTRLSPGTYQFQVSASNGGEWSDLAAPLRIEVEPAFYQTGWFRALCVLALGACAWLILSARTRFVTEQLHSRLSERLAERERVARELHDGLLQGFQGLMMRFHLATQAIPRSEPSRAEMEQALDRADELLIESRDQIKHLRYETLVPLSLYEAVSQLQEELGSHGSARFSVTAQGAARDLNPLSYPEIYAIAREGILNAYKHSRATKIEVTIAFNPRRLTVRVLDDGRGIPPDTRQFKGTSDHWGIAGMHERAENLRAEFRISSPAEGGTLILLVVPAVVAYTTSPKSFWQRLLHRN from the coding sequence ATGTCTGAAGCCTCCCCAGGAAACATGACGAGCGCAGACGAAGCGAACTCGCCTGGAGCCGGGTTGCTTCCTCCTCTTCCTGCGCCAGCATTTGAGGGAACGACACACACCTTCTGGACTCGTCGGGATGGCGCGCCCGGCAGCATCACGAGTCTCGCTCAAACCAAAGATGGCTATCTGTGGATTGGCTCTTCGCTCGGCCTATACCGGTTCGACGGTCTTCGTTTCGCCACATATCCATTTGGCCCCGCGGACCGGCAACTGCCCTCTCTGGACATAGCGGCACTTTCAGCCGACCCGAGCGGAGGTTTGTGGATAGCGTTGCGAAACACAGCTGTCGTTCATCTCAACGCGAATGGGACCAGCACGCACTATGGTCGTGATAGCGGATTGATACCAAACACGTTGGATGGAATCTTCGTGCGCCCAGATGGCTCAGTATGGGTAACAGGCGGCAGTAGACTGTTTCGTTTGGAAGGAGAACGATGGATCGATCTAAGAGAGAAGGACGGCCTTTTCAGTGGAGGGATCTTTTCGGTTCTCTTTGACCGTGAAGGAAATATCTGGGTCGGTCGGGACAAGAGACTCGCGATCCTCAGGAAGGGGGCAAACAGGTTTGAGGACTTGCCCTATGCAGTGCATTACGTCAGCTCCATCGTGCAAAGCAAAACGGGCGAGATATGGGTAGCGGACGCATGGCGATCTGTACGTTCTCTTTCGGACAAGAGTTCGAAAGGTGCTTTTCACCTTGAAGGTAAGGCCGAACTTCTTGTAGACAGAGAGGATACCCTCTGGATCGCTCAAGATGACGAGGGACTTGCGCGCATCCGAAACATCTCGGATCCCGGAAAGAAGCTCTCGATAGAAACTGCCGGCCTTGCTGACTTAAGCGCGCGGGAAACTCACGCGCTTTTAGAAGACCGAGAGGGCAACGTTTGGGTGGGCACCGATCGCGGTCTCGACCGGTTTAAGAAGACTCCGTTTATTCCGTTTCGTGCGACTGAACTGCGCTTTTTCCCGTCCCTCATTGCTGCAGATGATGGTTCCGTTTGGATCAATTCACACGGCTCCTCGTTGATGCGTGTTCTCGATGGCAAAACAACCCCCATCGGACCTCATGTCAACACGGGCCCTCTGGGTAAGCGCCGCAATGGCGATATCTGTTTCGCAGATCTGACAGCCTATGAACTGCAGTGCTATGGCTCTTCCGCAACCCGTGAAAAGCTGCCAGACGCGATGCAACATGTCCCGCCGAAGAGCTTGATAGAGGACACCGATGGGTCCTTGATCCTTGCAACACAAGGCAAAGGCATCTGGAGGTATGCAGACCGACAATGGGCACCATTCAACCAGGTCGGGCACTCACTCGGTGGTCCTTGGTCCCTATACTCAGACGCCTCAGGCAGACTGTGGTTAGGCTACGGAGAAAACAAGGTCGTGGTCCGTGATGAAGGCTCTTACAAAGAACTCCACGTTCAAGACGGATTGTGGAGCAATACTCTTGCGTTCGCAGAAGGGGCAGCGACGATTTGGCTGGGTGGATCCAATGGAGTGTGCTTCGTGGATGGACAGAGCCTTCACCGGATGCACACTTTGGATCGCGACCTGTTGCTCGGCACATCCGGGATCGCCTTTGATCGCTTCGGGAGCATGTGGCTCAACAGCGCAGCTGGCGTACTGCGTATTACACCTAACGAAATCATCCGCTTAAAGAAGGATCCATCCTACCTCGTGAGGGCTGAAGTCTTCGACGAAAACGACGGATTAGTGGGACTACCTACCCAGTACAAGCGTACCCCTTCTGCCATAACCGATAGTCGCGGTAATCTCTGGTTCGCAACTTCGGGTAATGTCGTCAGCCTCGACCCGAGCCGTCTTGGTGTGAGAGCAACGCTCCCCAGCGTCCTGATTGAGAATGTGCTTGTGGATGGACGGCCGGTCGTTCAGGCGCCTGGTCTTCCTGGCGCGGTCTTGCACACGTCTTCGGCCCGCTTCCATGATCTGGAAATCAATTACATCGGAATAAATCTAAGTGCGCCCGAAAGGGTCCGTTACCGCTACCGCCTTATGGGGGAGAATATGACTTGGCAGGATGCCGGAAGCCGCAGGCAGGCCTTCTACACTCGGCTCAGCCCTGGAACGTATCAATTCCAAGTCTCAGCAAGCAATGGCGGGGAGTGGAGTGACTTGGCAGCTCCACTAAGGATCGAAGTGGAACCCGCTTTTTATCAAACGGGGTGGTTCCGGGCTCTCTGCGTTCTTGCCCTCGGCGCCTGCGCCTGGCTGATTCTGAGTGCGCGCACACGATTCGTTACCGAACAATTGCATTCGCGGTTGTCGGAACGGCTGGCAGAGAGGGAGCGCGTTGCACGCGAGCTCCACGATGGCTTACTTCAAGGATTTCAGGGGCTGATGATGCGCTTCCATCTTGCCACTCAGGCGATTCCCAGAAGTGAACCTTCCCGAGCCGAGATGGAACAAGCGCTGGACCGCGCGGATGAACTTCTGATCGAGAGCAGGGATCAAATTAAACACCTGCGCTATGAGACGCTCGTGCCGTTGTCGTTGTACGAAGCCGTTTCACAATTACAGGAAGAGCTCGGTTCCCATGGCAGCGCCCGATTCTCAGTCACTGCCCAAGGCGCCGCGCGAGACTTAAACCCACTCAGCTACCCAGAGATATACGCCATTGCCCGTGAAGGGATCCTGAACGCCTATAAGCACAGTCGCGCTACTAAAATAGAGGTCACCATTGCGTTTAATCCGCGTCGACTCACTGTTCGTGTCCTCGACGACGGACGCGGAATCCCTCCCGACACGAGACAGTTTAAAGGGACTTCCGACCATTGGGGAATTGCGGGTATGCATGAGCGCGCGGAAAACCTCAGAGCCGAATTCAGGATCTCGTCTCCGGCGGAAGGGGGCACGTTGATTCTCCTCGTTGTACCTGCTGTGGTCGCCTACACTACTTCGCCTAAGAGTTTCTGGCAGAGGCTGCTGCATCGGAACTGA